In Kordia antarctica, the following proteins share a genomic window:
- a CDS encoding homocysteine S-methyltransferase family protein — MKNIWNEIEKRILVLDGAMGTMLQAYKFQEADFRGKRFKDYPTPLQGNNDLLSITQPHAIKEVHAKYFAAGADIVETNTFSSTTIAMADYQMEDLVYELNFESAKIAKEVADDFTKNEPHKPRFVAGSIGPTNRTASMSPDVNDPGYRAVTFDQLRIAYKQQVEALIDGGVDLLLVETVFDTLNAKAALFAIEEVKAERNITIPIMLSGTITDASGRTLSGQTAEAFLISVSHIPLLSVGFNCALGANLLQPHLEAIANKTDFAISAHPNAGLPNAFGEYEESPAEMAAQIEEYLKKNLMNIIGGCCGTTPDHITAIAELSAKYKPRNVVASC; from the coding sequence ATGAAAAACATCTGGAACGAAATAGAAAAAAGAATCCTTGTGCTCGATGGCGCAATGGGAACCATGTTGCAAGCCTATAAATTTCAAGAAGCCGATTTCCGTGGCAAACGTTTCAAAGACTATCCAACACCATTACAAGGAAACAATGACTTGCTTTCCATTACGCAACCGCACGCAATCAAAGAAGTACACGCAAAATACTTTGCAGCTGGCGCAGATATTGTAGAAACCAACACATTCTCTAGTACTACGATTGCAATGGCAGACTACCAAATGGAAGATTTGGTGTACGAACTCAACTTCGAATCTGCAAAAATAGCCAAAGAAGTCGCGGACGATTTCACAAAAAATGAACCACACAAACCACGTTTTGTCGCAGGTTCCATTGGTCCAACAAATCGTACCGCAAGTATGTCACCAGACGTAAACGATCCAGGATATCGCGCAGTAACATTTGACCAATTGCGCATTGCGTACAAACAACAAGTAGAAGCGTTAATCGATGGCGGCGTTGATCTACTATTAGTAGAAACTGTCTTTGATACGCTCAATGCAAAAGCGGCATTATTTGCCATAGAAGAAGTAAAAGCCGAGCGAAACATCACAATTCCAATCATGCTAAGTGGAACAATCACAGACGCAAGCGGACGCACATTATCAGGACAAACTGCGGAAGCTTTCCTAATCTCGGTTTCACACATTCCGCTACTATCTGTCGGATTCAACTGTGCTTTAGGTGCAAACTTATTACAACCGCATTTAGAAGCCATTGCAAACAAAACAGACTTTGCAATCTCAGCACATCCAAATGCAGGACTGCCAAACGCTTTTGGAGAATATGAAGAATCGCCAGCAGAAATGGCGGCTCAAATAGAAGAATACCTGAAAAAAAATCTCATGAATATCATTGGCGGTTGTTGTGGCACAACGCCCGATCATAT